The sequence below is a genomic window from candidate division WOR-3 bacterium.
CCTATCTTTTATTAAAAAAAGTTTCTCATCTTCTCTGCCCAAAATCTGAGAGGAGAGATAGAATTTTATCCCTTCTTGCTCTAAGATTTTTTGGAGGCGCTGGGCAATCTCCTCATCAATTCCGGGGAGGATTTGATTTGTAATCTCAATAACTATCACCTCACTTCCCAATCGGGAATAGATGGTTGCCATCTCCAAGCCAATTGCCCCGGCGCCAACCACCAAAAGGCTCTTAGGAATCTCTTCGGGCTGGAGAAGGAAGTCGGAATTGACTACGCTTTTGCCATCAAAGGGAATTTCTTTTAAGGCACTTGGGAGAGAACCGAGGGCTAAGACGATATTTTGGGCGGAGATTACCTCTTTACTATTTTTTAATCTAACCTTCCCTTCACTAATAATCTCTCCCTCTTCCCGAATCACCTCACAATTTCTCTTTTTTAAGAGGTATTCAATGCCATTGGTGAGCCGATTCACATTTTTGAAGACCCAGCCTCTCATCATCGGGATATCAATTGCCGGCGGGGAGAATTTAATACCCGCAGAATCTAACTCCGCACTCCGTCTTAAAATCTCAGTTAAGTGGAGATAGGCTTTGGTTGGGATACAGCCTAAATTGAGACAGACGCCACCAATCTTTTCCTTTTCAATCAGGGCGACCTTTTTCCCCAATTGACCGGCACGGAGGGCGCAGGTATAACCCGCTGGTCCACTCCCGATAATGAGAATATCAAACATAATGAATATTAACGAGAAATTAAAAAGTTGCAAGATTATTTTTAAGGCGACATAAAAGTCGCCTATTAAAAGAAGGGTCTTTCTTTTAAGTTTCGCATTTCCAATAACTTAATTATTTTAGGTTAAATTGAAGTGCACCCCACCACCGCCTCCTTCACCACCCCCCTACCCACTTCTTATCCGGCATTTTATCCCTAATTTAAGGGGGGATTTTATCTCCAATTAAAGGTCCAATCTCTTCCCCAATTTCTTCCCGGAAAAAAGGGATGGTTTTATCCCCAATCTCTTCTCCTGAAAAAGGGAGAAGAAAATCTCTAATTACCTTCCCAATTTCCGGTCTAATTTTGGGCGGGAAAGAATTGGGAGTGAAGTATTGAGTTTTTTGGTTTTCCTGCCTCACGTCGAGCGCGTATTAGGTCTCTTGACAAAAGACTTTTCTTGGGTATAATAGAAGTATGAAAGATAAAGAGATAAAAGGAGGGGAGATGCTTAAAAAACTATCTTCAATTTTTATATTGCTATTAGTAAATAGCCGATACCTCTTGGCAAATCCTCAACATCCGAGAACCCGGGAGCAGGTAAAAGTACCTTTTGATGTCAATGAAGTTATTGAGCGGGTTTCCCACAATAAGATGAGGGAAAGGGAGGCTCTGAACGGTGAATTTCTGATTGATACCACTATCGTTTATGGTTCAGCACCGTATGAGCAACGTTCTCCTTCAGTTGCCTTTGATGGCACAAACTATCTTGTGGTTTGGCAAGACACCCGGAGGGGTGAGTATGACATTTATGGTGCCAGAGTAAATCCGTCTGGAATTGTTATTGATTCGTTTGCGGTATCCGTGCAGACTGGAGACCAATATTCCCCAGCATTAGCCAGAGGCTTAGGAAATCAAGTTCTCATAACCTATTCCGGTTGGACTGGTGAATATCAAGGTAGAACTTATAACACCTATCGCATCTGGGGCAAGTTCTATCCATTTATTGGAATTGAACAGGACCGCTATCCGCCTTTATCTGGCCGCTCACCACTAAAAATCTATCCCAATCCGGCAAGTTCCGTTCTCTGTGTCCATTGCCCGTTTTCCGTGAAAGGGATAGAAATCTATGATGTTTCCGGAAAGTTAATATCTGTTTACCGCTCTCCGTTCTCCCTTAAAGAAAAAGAGGTCAAAATCTCACTTAAAGGAATTAAGGACGGGGTCTATTTTATAAAAATTGGTAAAGAGGCTAAAAAGTTAATAGTGAAGAGGTAATAGAGGCAGCTAATCTCTCTTTTTTCTGCTTTCCTTATTAAAGACTCAAAGGTGAGGTTACTCTTTCTTGACTATTTCTCCATTCGGAACCGACCCATCCTGGTGAGCGGCGTAAGCACTTCCGATGTTTATTTTGTCGCTGTGGGAGAGGGATAAAGAGAAAATAAGGATTTGCTTTTTGATGTTCTCTTGACAAGAAGAAAAAAAGGTTTAAGATAAGTTATGGAGGTGTGTATGCGGCGGCATTTCATTTCATTTCTTTTTTTCTCTCTGCTCTTTGCTTACCGCTACGCGGTGGTGGTAAGTGAGGCAACTTATAATCTGCCGGAATGGCGAATGGTGGTTGATTCTCTCGCAAATAAACATTCCGCAGCGGTATTCCGTTGGACTTCCAGTCCCCGGGATCTCTTACCCCAACTTGTTTCTTATTTTCCCGATTATGTTGCCTTTGTCGCCCGCCCAGTAAGTGAGGTGAATGCCAATTTCGTCCGGACTTGTCATCAGATGACCAGGGAGTTTGATTCCGACCCTTATGGGGATGCGGTTTGGGGGATAATCACTGGTTATACTGCGGATGATGCCTTAAGGGTCATCCGGTTTGACAGTCTCCTGATAAGAACCTTTCTCGGAGGGACAAATTGCACCTGGGGTGACTGGCTTGAGAAGGGAATCGCTACTTATGAGGCGGAATATAACCGAATTCGGTTCCATTTTCCGGACCGGAGAATTCTTGACACCATCTGGCCGGAGAGATGTCCTACTGATAGATGTACCCTTTTGGTCAATTATTTGAATTCCGGATTTAACGACTCGGTTCCGGGTAGGCCCAGGATTTCCGGACCGGTTGATATATTCGTCACCAGTGGCCATGCCGACCAACATACCTGGCAACTCCATTATCCATCTTCTGGTTCGGAGGGTTTTTTCCGTTCTTCTCTTGGTCAATTGCGCGGTGACCCTTACAGTGGCAGTTCCCGCAATGTCAATTCTTCTAATCCGAAAATTTACTTTCCGGTGGGAAATTGTCTGATGGGCGATGTCTCGGATATGGACTGTATGGTCTTAGCCTGGTTCCATTCCGCCGGGGCGATTCAGATGACCGGTTATATTGTGACGACCTGGTATGGTTATATGCTCTGGGGACTCCCGGCTTATTTCCATTTGCTCCAAAATCGCCATAATTATGCTCAGGCTTTCTATCTCAATAATCAGGCGTTAATCTTTGACCGGATTAATAATACTCCCGGAACCAATCCCTCTGGTCTAGACTATGATAAGGATAATGTGGCTTTTTATGGGGACCCAGCCTGTCAGGTAAAAATCTATCCGGTGCGTGAACCTTGGTATTCGGAATCAATTGCGGTGCGACCCGGAGAAAGGGTGGATACCTTTTTGGTTAAAATCCGAGCCAACTACGACTCTTCTGCCTTGGGTTTCAGTGGAGTATCGGGAAATCGCCATCCGATTGTCTTCTTACCGGTGAGGGTGGAAAGTGTTTATGTGGAAACGACCGATGCCCACCAGGTAGTGATTACGGATAATTTTGTCCTTCTTTATGTCTGGTATCAGGGGCAGAGGAGATTTTTGCGGGGCGAAGAGAGGTTTGTCCGATTCACCGCTAAGCCGATTCCTGTTGCCTTAGCCGAGAGAAGGGATGAGGGGAAGGTTTTCTGGATCACCTCAGGAAAATTCCTTTTTGGTGAAGAGCCGAAACTCTCTTTTCTTTTAGCCAAAGATGGGGTTTACCATCTGGCGGTTTATAACCAAGAGGGGAGACTCCTTTGGCAGAAAAGGGAAAAGAAGAGAAGGGGTCTTTATTCCCTTTCCCTGCCTGAGGGATTAAAATCCGGTGTCTACTTCTTAATCGGGAGGTTTGGTAAGGAAGTGATAAGAGAGAAGTTTCTCCGGCTGCGATGAAAGAGAAATCTTTTCTTTTAGGGAGTTTCATTTTTATCTCTCTTCTTTTTGCCGCGGATTGGGAACTGATTGATTCGGTTAAGTTGCGGACAATCATTCCCCCAAAGAAAGGCTTTTATATCGTTTTTGACGACCCGATTGAGAGCCTTCTTGTCTATCTTCCTTATGATTCCTTAACCCCTCGGGCAAAGGAGGCGGTGGCAAGGTCTCCTTCCTGGTTGAAAAGTGATTTGGCGGATAACCTCCGGCGTCTCAGCCCGGAGCGGCAGGATCTTTATGCCAATCTCATTCTTTCGGCTTCCTCTCCCTTTGTTGACGAGATTTCCTTTCAGGTTGCCCATATCCCTTTTTCTATCTTAGGTTCTGACAATTTCTATCCCCAACTTTTAATTGAGAATGTAACCGACCTTTATAAGATTGATTCCCTCTTAGATTACGCCGAGATTTTAGACTATGGGGTTCCGGGTCTGGATACCGATTACTATTCCACAATTCGTTATCGGATAAGAAACGAATCCGGTGATACGATAGAAGTTATTCAACCAAAGGAGATTTACTATTGGTATATTTTACACCCCAAAATTTCCCGCGAGTTTTCAACATATGTTGATTCTCTAACCGGTGAACCATTACCCCCTCCCCGGGGTAAATTCTGGCGGAACTATCTTTTTTATCATAGTGATCCGGGTTATCCAATCTTAAAGGACTATCTCTTAGGAATTAGAACCCTTTGGAATTCTTTGAGGAATGATACCGCCAATAACGGGGCGATTGGGGCGATAAATAATTGGCTGAGGCGGGTGATGGAGTTCCGGAGTCCCCAGCGCCGAACTTATCAGCCGGTGCAAATCTATACCCAACACCACGGGACTTGCACCGAATGGGGAATCTTGACCCCAGCCGTTGCCCGCGCCGGTTTAATCCCTTGTGTTCAGACCCGAGCCTACGGCAATAATCACTGCTGGAATGAGTTCTACGAAAGGCGCTGGGTGCAGTGGGAACCGGTGAATAAGATGATCAATGATACAACGAGATACGATCCGGCGTGGTGGAATTTGGCAGTCGCTAATAACTGGCGGGGTGATGGTTTTTGGTGGACGGTGAGTGAAAGATATACCCCTCATTGCACATTGACGGTAAAGGTTTTGGACCGGGATAGTTCTCCGGTTGACGGCGCCCGGGTTCTGATTGCTGGTGGTCCCCAGCCGGTGAATTGGTTCTGTGCCTTTGCTTATACCAACCAAAATGGGGAAGTGAGATTCACCCTTGGTGACACCAATAGTTATGATTGTGCGATTGAGAGTGAATTGGGTAATATCTCCTTTACCCGGGTGATTAATCAGGCAAGAGCGAATACCCATTACCAAATAGTTTTTAACCTTTCTGGTTCAATGCCCCACTTAAACCTCACTTCCGATACCTTGCCCCAGAATCCACTCAACCGCTACCGGGTGGAGATTTCTCTTCGGGTGGAGAACGAGATAATTTTTGGTTTTCATCCGGATGATAATTCTTTCTTTGCCCAGAGAGGCGAATTGGGTAATGTTCACTTTTTTATCGCTGATTCTTCAAACTTCTTTCGCTATTTAAGGGGTGAAAATTTCCGAGCATTTCTCATTTCCGAGGGCATCAGGCAACTTGATACCTCTTTTATCTTTCCTACTGACCAACCTTATTATTTAATCTTCGCTAATGACGAGCGGATTGGCAATGGTGTTGCCTTAACGCTCACGGTGCGATTATACCGAGTAGTAAGCGGCGCGGAAGAGAGAAAGGAGAGTTCTATTCCTCCTCACTTCCCATTTTCCTTAAGGAAAGGTTTAAAGGTTTTTAATATTTTGGGGAAGCGGGTCAAGAATCCCGAAGAAATCCGGACCGGGATTTATTTTATATTAGAGAAAGGGGGAAGGTGGAAAAAGATAATTTTGCGCTGAATAAAGAACTATTTCCCTTCCAAAATGGCTAAGGGTAAGAGCATCTCTTCTAAGGAGATGCCGCCGTGCTGGTAGGTTGCCTTATAGGTCTTTTCGTATTCGGTCGGTTTGGTGGGGTAGATGAAGTAAAAGTCGGATTTGGCAATGGCAATTTTCACATCCGGTGCCTCCTTGGGTAGTTTTAATTTCTCCGGGGGAAAGAGGAAGGCATTCCGACTCTCAATTCTCAATGCCGAACCGTATTTGTAGCGGAGGTTAGGAGAGATTTCCATCCCGCCGTAAATGACCGTTGGCCTTTTCACTTTGATGAAGCCGTGGTCCGAGGTGATGACCACTCGGCAGTCGCGCCTTGAGAGTTCTTTTAGGAATTGATAAAATGGGGAGGATAAAAACCAGGTCCTTGTTAATTGGAGGAGGCTAAATTCGTTCTCTAAGATTTCATCCAAGATTTTACCGGAATGGGCGGAGTGGATGAGAAAGTCAAGGAAGTTGATAATGATACAAGCAAACCTTAAATCCTTCCGCAGAAGCATCCCCCGGTTTTCTTCCAAATCACTACTCTTTAAGGCTTTGAGGTAACACCAATTGCCCCCAACCCTTTCCCTTTCTAATAGTTTTTGGAGGAGTTCCTTTTCGTAGCGGTTCTGACCGGTATCATCAAATACCCAATAGTGAGGATACTTCTCGTAGATGGTTAAGGGTAAAAGGCCCGAGAGTAAGGCGTTACGGGAATAGGGGGTAGCGGAGGGTAAAAGGGAGAGGTAGTAAAACTGGCGGAGGTTAAAGTCTTCCCGCAAGAGAGGAACTAAGAGTTGCCATTGGTCAAGGCGCATAGAATCAAAGATGAAGAAATAAAGGGGTTTATCTTTTAAGTTGGGTAAGAGGAAATGGTGGAAGACCTGATGGGAGATAACCGGTGGGTCTTCCTTTCCTTCCAGCCAGAGGGGATAGGTTTCTGAGATGAATTCACCAAAACTTTCATCCGCTTTCCGGATGAGGTCATTTATGGTCTCCTTCAAGCCTTCTTCCCCAAATCTTTCCAAGAGGAATCGCCACTGGATGAGATTGAGATAATAGTCAAGCCATCCGGTAAAATCTTTTGGTTCCCTCTCTTCTCTCAGGAATTGGAGATAATCCCTTTGCAGCCTTTCGCTAAAAATCTCTTTCTTCTCCAAGAGCCTTTTCAGTAAGGAAACAATTTGGGTCGGGGAGAAGGGCTTGACAATAAAATCGTCAACCAGTTTGGCATAAGCCTCTTCCATCAGTTCCTCTTCGCTCCGCTTTGTCACCATCACGACGAAGATGGAAGGGTCAAAGTTTTTAATCTCAGAAACAACTCTTATCCCATCCATCCCCGGCATCATCTGGTCAACTAAAATTAGGTCGTAACTATTCTCTTTTGCTAACCTTAACCCATCCGGACCATTGGCGGCGGTATCAACCGCATAACCCTTTTCTCTTAAAAGATAGATATAGGGTCTTAAGGTTTCAATCTCGTCATCAATCCAAAGAATTCTCATTTCGGAAGGGGCAAAAGGATTGAGAAGGTTGTTTTCCCTTTTTTGCTTTCTATCAGTGATAATTTCCCTTTGTGATACTCTTCAATAATTCTCTTTGCTAAGGCGAGCCCAATCCCCCAGCCGTGTCTTTTTGTGGTCACACCCGGCTTAAAGATATCTTTTATCTTCTCCCTCGGGATGCCTTCCCCGGTATCCGTGACCAGAATTTGATAATAGGAGAGGTTATCTGCCTTTTGGCCCGTAAGGATGATTGTGCCCACTTCCTGACCGATGGCATCAATACTATTCTTTAAGATATTTTCTAAACTCCAGGAGAGGAGGATTTCGTCTAAGGGAAGGGTGGCGTCTTCTTTTATTTCAAGGGTCATTTTGATATTCTGGGGGGCGCGTTTCTGTAAGAAAAAGAAGGCGGATTCAATCACTCCCTTGATGGAAGTGGGAGATAACTTTGGTGGTTGACCAATCCGGGAGAAGCGCTCTAAGACCTTTTCCATCTTTAAGACATCTTCCGCCATCTCTCTTAAGATTTTCTCTTTGGCGGGTGGGTTCAATTCTTGAATGGAGCGAAGCGTTTCCAACCAGCCGGCAAAGGAAGAGATGGGGGTCGCTAATTGATGGGCGGACTCTTTAGCCAGAAATGCCCAGACCTTTTCCTCTTCCCCCCTTTTGTAAACCAGAATTGACCAGGCACCAATTAAAAGGAAAAAGATGAGGAAACCAATTTGGAGGTAGGGGAAGACGGAGACGAAACGGGCGGTTTGGGAGACACCGTAATAGATTTCCCCCAATACCTGTTGGTTACCATTCTCATCGGTAAAGGTGAGGAGGATGGGTTTCTTCTCCCGCCGCAACCTTTCTTTTATCTTTTTTAATTTCTCCGGGTTTAAGTTCTTCCCTAAATTCCGATAGCCAACAATCTCCCCTTTCTCATCGGTGATGATGATGGGGAAGTCAATCTTTTTAATCACCTCTTCAAAGATAATGTCTAAGGCTGGGGAACTGGTCTCTTCGGTTTCGGTGACCCGGGACATATATTCCGCATAGATGCGGGAACGCACCTCAGTTTCCTCAGCCAGTTTGCGCAAGAGGAAGGAGGAGAAGAGAAACCAGAAGATGGCTAAAAGGAAGGAACCAAAGATGAAGTAAACGATGATAAACTTCTTCCCGAAACGGATTTGATTTTTCATACCTCAATAAGCCC
It includes:
- the lpdA gene encoding dihydrolipoyl dehydrogenase — encoded protein: MFDILIIGSGPAGYTCALRAGQLGKKVALIEKEKIGGVCLNLGCIPTKAYLHLTEILRRSAELDSAGIKFSPPAIDIPMMRGWVFKNVNRLTNGIEYLLKKRNCEVIREEGEIISEGKVRLKNSKEVISAQNIVLALGSLPSALKEIPFDGKSVVNSDFLLQPEEIPKSLLVVGAGAIGLEMATIYSRLGSEVIVIEITNQILPGIDEEIAQRLQKILEQEGIKFYLSSQILGREDEKLFLIKDREGKKLRLEAEKVLVAIGRKPNTEGLEKVGIEKDARGFIITDENFQTNLKNVFAIGDCSSPPLLAHKAMFEGKKLAEIIALGRRSFPKDYKRFIPNCIYTDPEVAVVGLSEREAKEKGLNPRVYRVPLSAIGRAYTLGRTEGFAKVVLSETGEILGFSLLSPLASELISEITLFLSNKIKVEETENLIHPHPTLSEIISETLEKILGKSIHTL
- a CDS encoding HAMP domain-containing sensor histidine kinase; translation: MKNQIRFGKKFIIVYFIFGSFLLAIFWFLFSSFLLRKLAEETEVRSRIYAEYMSRVTETEETSSPALDIIFEEVIKKIDFPIIITDEKGEIVGYRNLGKNLNPEKLKKIKERLRREKKPILLTFTDENGNQQVLGEIYYGVSQTARFVSVFPYLQIGFLIFFLLIGAWSILVYKRGEEEKVWAFLAKESAHQLATPISSFAGWLETLRSIQELNPPAKEKILREMAEDVLKMEKVLERFSRIGQPPKLSPTSIKGVIESAFFFLQKRAPQNIKMTLEIKEDATLPLDEILLSWSLENILKNSIDAIGQEVGTIILTGQKADNLSYYQILVTDTGEGIPREKIKDIFKPGVTTKRHGWGIGLALAKRIIEEYHKGKLSLIESKKGKTTFSILLPLPK
- a CDS encoding bifunctional response regulator/alkaline phosphatase family protein, yielding MRILWIDDEIETLRPYIYLLREKGYAVDTAANGPDGLRLAKENSYDLILVDQMMPGMDGIRVVSEIKNFDPSIFVVMVTKRSEEELMEEAYAKLVDDFIVKPFSPTQIVSLLKRLLEKKEIFSERLQRDYLQFLREEREPKDFTGWLDYYLNLIQWRFLLERFGEEGLKETINDLIRKADESFGEFISETYPLWLEGKEDPPVISHQVFHHFLLPNLKDKPLYFFIFDSMRLDQWQLLVPLLREDFNLRQFYYLSLLPSATPYSRNALLSGLLPLTIYEKYPHYWVFDDTGQNRYEKELLQKLLERERVGGNWCYLKALKSSDLEENRGMLLRKDLRFACIIINFLDFLIHSAHSGKILDEILENEFSLLQLTRTWFLSSPFYQFLKELSRRDCRVVITSDHGFIKVKRPTVIYGGMEISPNLRYKYGSALRIESRNAFLFPPEKLKLPKEAPDVKIAIAKSDFYFIYPTKPTEYEKTYKATYQHGGISLEEMLLPLAILEGK
- a CDS encoding T9SS type A sorting domain-containing protein gives rise to the protein MKDKEIKGGEMLKKLSSIFILLLVNSRYLLANPQHPRTREQVKVPFDVNEVIERVSHNKMREREALNGEFLIDTTIVYGSAPYEQRSPSVAFDGTNYLVVWQDTRRGEYDIYGARVNPSGIVIDSFAVSVQTGDQYSPALARGLGNQVLITYSGWTGEYQGRTYNTYRIWGKFYPFIGIEQDRYPPLSGRSPLKIYPNPASSVLCVHCPFSVKGIEIYDVSGKLISVYRSPFSLKEKEVKISLKGIKDGVYFIKIGKEAKKLIVKR
- a CDS encoding transglutaminase-like domain-containing protein, producing the protein MKEKSFLLGSFIFISLLFAADWELIDSVKLRTIIPPKKGFYIVFDDPIESLLVYLPYDSLTPRAKEAVARSPSWLKSDLADNLRRLSPERQDLYANLILSASSPFVDEISFQVAHIPFSILGSDNFYPQLLIENVTDLYKIDSLLDYAEILDYGVPGLDTDYYSTIRYRIRNESGDTIEVIQPKEIYYWYILHPKISREFSTYVDSLTGEPLPPPRGKFWRNYLFYHSDPGYPILKDYLLGIRTLWNSLRNDTANNGAIGAINNWLRRVMEFRSPQRRTYQPVQIYTQHHGTCTEWGILTPAVARAGLIPCVQTRAYGNNHCWNEFYERRWVQWEPVNKMINDTTRYDPAWWNLAVANNWRGDGFWWTVSERYTPHCTLTVKVLDRDSSPVDGARVLIAGGPQPVNWFCAFAYTNQNGEVRFTLGDTNSYDCAIESELGNISFTRVINQARANTHYQIVFNLSGSMPHLNLTSDTLPQNPLNRYRVEISLRVENEIIFGFHPDDNSFFAQRGELGNVHFFIADSSNFFRYLRGENFRAFLISEGIRQLDTSFIFPTDQPYYLIFANDERIGNGVALTLTVRLYRVVSGAEERKESSIPPHFPFSLRKGLKVFNILGKRVKNPEEIRTGIYFILEKGGRWKKIILR